The sequence TTTTGATCAAGCTTTGTTGCATGACGCTTCCTATTTCGCTATTGAGTTCGTTAGGCTTGTTGGTTGAAGTGGCTAAATAAGGCTTTTGCTCCCTAACATCTTCTATCACTTCCTTGATAACAGCCCCTACAGCCACGCTAAAATATTCTTCTTCTAAATTAGCCCTTAATTTTTCATAGGTTTTTTCAATGTCTTTAATTCTTAAATCCAAAGCTTTGATTTCTTCTAACGCCTTTTCTTTAGAGCAGTCAAAGCTTTCAATCACGCTTTTTAAGCTATTTTGTAATTGGGCGTTTAAAAATTTCAATCGTTTCAAATACAAATCGCTAAAAAGCCTTTCAGCGTCTATTTTATCCGCAACCTCTAAAAGGGTGTTATTGTCTTTATTGGAACAAATGAAGCGCATTGTCAAATCAAGGTGATCTTGGATTTGCTCTTCAAATATTGTCTAAAAACTTTGCTCACTCAATTCAAAACTTTCTGCTTTTTCATTATTAGTTAAAAAAGCTTCTATATATTCATTCGCGTATAGTACAACTCAGCGGCTAAAGAAGTCTCTAGCGTGATACCGGTAAGCAAAATGCTCCTATCTAAAAAGCGGTTTAACAGCGAGCTTGTGCCTGCACTAAATTCCCCACAATAGGTATCACAGGATGTTGTTTTTGAACGCTCTCTAAAGAGTAAAACATTCTTGTTTATTGATCTCTACTTCTTTTAAAACTTCTAAAACCTGTTCTAAAAACTTTACAAAACTTGTCTGTGCTCGTAAAAACATCAATCAATCCTTTCTAATGACTAAAATTTAAATAAAAACGCAAAAATCCCTAAAAAAAGGCGAATTTTTAAGAATAAAAACCATTACAAGCTTCTAACACCATTTAATGGCTTGTATTAGACTTGATTTTTACGGATTAGATTTAATATTGAATGAATTATTTTTTGATTGCGTCAAATAGTGTAAGAATCCTCTTCTTGCTTGTCAAAACTCGCAAGTAAGCCATGCTTACAGAACGATTTTAATAGCTGGCATTAAATCGTTGTTTTCTTCTACTTTTAACATTCTGACATCTTTAACACAATTTGCAAAACATGGTATTTGCTTAGCTAAAATTTGCACCGTAGCGACACAAGTAACAGCGTTGATTGTCTCATCGCCAAAACACATGCCACCTTGTTGCCATTTAAAGCGTGTTGTTCCATGAATTTACGAATATCAGAATAAACTTTTGACAGATTCATTCCGTTTTCATTCAAGCAATTTGCGTCAAGATCAAAAGTTACAGCATATATCTTATCTCATTTATTTGTTTGTGTTATAGCATATTTTTACTTAGAATTTCGTTTGATTAACCCATGCATTACAACTCATGCGTTTGAGAACAAAACAATTTTATTTCTTTAGAAGCGAATTGGTTTTTTAAAGCTTGGGCTAAAGATAAAGCGGTTTCATCGCTTAAAAAAAGCTTGAATTTAGCGTAGTCCTTACGACCGCTCACCTGCTCTTTTTGGCTTAAAAGCAACGAAGAAGCGGCGTATTTATAGCATTCCACATAAAAAAAATCATCAAAGCCTTTTTCAAATAAATAATCTATTAAAGCGTCTTTCAGGCAAATATCAATATAAATTTCTAAAGCTAACATTTTAATCCCTTTTAACTCACACGATTTTAATCTTTTTAGCAATGAGCATGAACATTGGCGGTAGTAAGAGTAAGGTTAGAGCGCTTGAAGTGACTAATCCCCCAAGCACCACTATCGCTAAAGGTTTTTGAATCTCTGATCCCACGCTATGGGTGAATAATAATGGTATCAAACCCAAACCTGCAATGCAAGCGGTCATTAAAACCGGTCTCAAACGCCTTTTAGCACCTAATAAAACACATTCTTCTATGCTTTTTCCTTGCAAGAGAAGCTCTTTAAAATAACCTATCATCACCACGCCATTTAAAACCGCAATCCCAAAAAGAGCGATAAATCCCACGCTCGCTGGCACTGAAATATACTCCCCTACCACAAACAATGCAATAAGGCCTCCGGTAACCGCAAAAGGGATATTCAAAAGAATAAGCAAGGCTAAAGGAATGCTTTTAAAAGTGAAAAAAAGAATGAAAAAAATCGCTAATATGCTTAAAGGGATAACGGTAGAAAGCCTTTTATTGGCCCGTTGCTGGTTTTCAAACTGCCCCCCATAAGTGATATAGTAGTTTGGGGGGAGTTTGATATTGTGGCTGATCACTTTTTTAGCCTCTTCTACAAAAGAGTTTAAATCGCGCCCCACAACATTACTGCGCACCACACTCATGCGCCTTGAATTTTCGCGCACGATAGAAACAGGCCCATCCACTTCTTCAATTTTAGCGATAGAAGTGATAGGCACTGCAACGCCGTATTTGGAAGTCAAGACCAAGCTTTTAAGTTTAGTGATAGAACTTGCAAAATCGCTCTCTTGACGGATCATCACTGGGGTGCGTGAAATCCCTGTGGGGATCACATCCACGATCAAACCCTCTAAAGCGGATTTCAAAAACTTGGAAAATTCATCGCTACTAATCCCCACATTCGCCATCGCTTCTTTATTGGGGGTGACATACAAATAATTCACGCCCTCATTGAGCGTGGTTAAAACTTCACTAGAGCCTTTAATCCCCTTTAAAGCTTGCACGATTTGAAAACTCAATTCGTTCAATTCGCTAATATCATCTCCAAAAATCTTAACCGCTAAATCCCCCCTAACCCCTGTAAGCATTTCAGAAATCCTCATTTCAATGGGTTGGGTGAAAGAAAAGTTAATCCCCTTAAAGTCCTTTAAAGAATCTAAAATTTTATCCAACAATTCGTCTTTGGTTTTAACGCTCCATTCTTTTTTAGGAATGAAAGAAATAAAGGTATCGGTTTGATTCAACCCCCCTAAATCTAGCCCCAATTCATCGCTCCCTGTACGCGCGACAATGCTCTTAACTTCTTTGACATGCTTTTTAATCGCGCTTTCAATGTTTAACATGAGATCCCTAGATTGATCTAAAGAGATAGAGGGGGTGGTTTCTACGCTCAAGACCACTTCGCCCTCATCTAAAGCGGGCATGAAAGTCTTCCCCACAAAAGGGAATAAAGAAAGACTAGCGATCAAAAAGACAAACGCCCCTAAAATCACTTTTTTAGGGTTATATACAAAAAATTCCAATAAAGGGGCGTAAATTTTATTTAAGAATCTCGTTAAAAAGGTTTCGCTATGGGGCGTGACTTTTAAGACAAGAGAGCTTACCACAGGAATGATGGTAATAGATAAAACTAAAGTGCCTAAAAGCGCATACACAATGCTTTGCGCTAAAGGCTTAAACATCTTACCCTCTAAACCCTGTAAGGTTAAAATCGGCACAAAAAACACAATAATAATCACCACCCCACTCACCACTGAAACGGCGATTTCTTTGCATGAACGATAGATCGCATGGAGTTTAGTGGTTTTAGTGTTGGCACTCAATTTTTCAAAAGCGTTTTCTACCACCACCACGGCTGAGTCAATAAGCATGCCTATGGCAATGATCAACCCCCCCAAACTCATCAAGTTTAAAGTCAAATCGCTAATCTTGATAAAAATAAACGCCACCGATAAACTCAAAGGCAAGATCACCCCCACAGCCACGCTCGCCCTCAAATTCCCTAAAAACAAAAAAAGCGTGATAATAATCAAAATAACGGCTTCAATAAGCGTTTTAGAAACGGTCGCAATGGCTTTTTGCGTGAATTCTGAACGATCATAAAAAACATTGATGGACACGCCATTCGGTAAAAGGGGTTTTATTTCTTCTAGTTTTTGATACACTTGAGCGATGATTTCTTTCGTGTTAGCTTCTTTTAATGAAAGCACCAAGCCCTCTGTGGTCTCACCCACTCCATCTTTAGTGACAAACCCTAAACGGGTGCGAGACTGGCTGATGACTTTTGCAAAATCCTTAATGTGCAAATGCCCTAAATTAGTGGAAATGGTGATTTTGCCAATATCTTCTAAACTCAAAGAGGCGGTTTGGATTTTGACTAAAAAGGTTTCGCCATCCCTATCCACGCGCCCAGCTCCGCTGTTTCTTAAATTCACTCTTAAAGCTTCTTCTAAATCAGAAATGCTTATCCCAAGCCTTGCCATGTCGTCAAAATCTGGCACCACCACAAACGCCCTGCTAAAGCCTCCAATAGAATTGACATCCGCCACACCGCTAATCATTCTTAACTGCGGACGGATAGTAAAATCCAAAAGCTGGCGTTTTTCTATTTCGGTGATATTGCCATCAATGGTGAACATAAACATGTCTGACAACGGCGTAACAATAGGCGCCATGCCCCCTTCAACCCCCACAGGCAAATCTTTCATCACACTGCTCAAGTGCTCATTGACAATATTTCTCGCTAAATAAATATCCACGCTGTCATCAAAATCTATCGTAATATCTGAAACCGAATACTTTGAAACGCTTCTTAAAGATTTTTGCCCTTTCAAGCCTAAAAGCTCCAATTCTAAAGGGCGCACGATATTGTTTTCCATTTCTTCAGGGCTAGAGCCCGGAAGTTTTAAAATGATTTTAACTTGAGTGGGCGAAATATCTGGGAAAGCGTCTATGGGCGTGTTGATAAAACTATAAGTCCCAAAAAATAAAATAAGGATCGCGCAAACAATCACGATCACCCTCTGGCGTAAGGAAAATTCAATAATAGAGGCTAGCATCACTCTTCCCCTAAACTATTAATCATGCCTTTTAACCCTATCAAAGATCCCACTGCCACGCTGTCATTGGAGTGCAAATTTTTAGCGCTCACGATAAAAATCTTATTCCTCTCTTCTAAAACTTGAACCACCACAGGTCTAAAACCTTTAGGCGTCCTAACAAACACCAAATAATCTTTCCCATTCCTTATCAAAGCGTTTGAAGGGATCAAAATAGAGTCTTTAGGCTGTGAGCCTTGGATATATATTTCCACCATTTCTCCCACATGGTAATTGCCCTCATCTAATAGAGCGGTGGCTAAAATCGTGTTAGAGCTTTTGTCTAACACCACCGAAACGCTTTGGATCTTGCCAATCTCTGATCCCTCTTCATTATACACCAGCGAATCTTTTTTAATGGTTTTAGAAATATCCACAGGCAATTTGATTTGAGCGATCAAATCATCGCTTTTTGAAATGCGCACATAACTATTGAAAGCCAAAATCTTTTCGCCCACATTTTTAGGCGCTAGCGCTAAAAGACCGCTATCGCTAGCCACAATCCTAAAACCATACTGCCCTTTAGGGTTTTTGGGATCCACGCCAAAGCTTTTAAACGCGCTCTCTAATTGCTCCACTTTCAAGCCCATTTCCTGGCTAGCTAAAAAGCTATTTTGATACTCCCTTTTAGGGATCACGCCAGCTTTATAAAGCTCTAAATCTTTTTTAGTAATATCTTTAGCGATCTTTAATTTATTTTGATTGTTTTGCAATTCAAAATACAAATTGCTCAAATTAATAGAGCTCACTTCGCAAATCGCATCCCCCATTTTCACCTGCTCGCCCTCTCTTTTATAAACCGCAACCACAGACGCATCAAAGCTCAAGCTCTGCACCACAGAACTTTTGCTGTCAAAGTCAATATAAGCGTTAAAAGGAAGCCCTTTGCTAAAAATCCCCTTATCCAAGCTGACAACTTTTAAGCCCATGGGTTGCAAGTTTTTTTCTTCTAACACAATTTCTGAATACTCTTTGGCTTTTAAAAAAACACTCATTAAAATGAGCCACAATAACGCATGCTTCAATGCAATTCTCCTAATTTTGTCAAACTCTCCCCTAAAGTCTCTTCTAAAAGCGCACTAATATTAATGTATTCAATCTTAGCTTCAGCCAAAGTGATGAGGGCGTCCATGTAAGAATTTTGATAAATCAAATATTCAAAAAGCCCTATTTTTTGGGCTTCATAAGCAATGCGCCCCATTTCCATCAAACGCTTTTTGTTTTCAATGGCTTCTTTTTGGATCTTGATGTATTCTTCTTTATTTTTAAGTTGGTTTAAATAAGATTTGGCGTTAATTCGTATGTTTCGCTTCATCACTTCATTTTGTGCGAGTGCACCACTTTGCAAGTCCAAGAATTTGCGCTTTTGATAGATATTTTTAGGCGTGACCGGCAAAGGGATACGCAATTCCATAGAAAGATTGGTTGAAGAGTTATAGCTTTCAGCGCCAAGCCCAAACTCAAATTCATTAAACACGCCCCTAGTCGCTAATTTCGCATTCACTTGATAATCTTTAGCGCTCAAATCCAAAATATCCACATACAACGATCGATCCAATTTGAAGTTTAAAGATTCAGGTTCTAAATGCACATATTGGAAATCCAAACCAATCACCTTAACATCATGCAAATGGTTCAAATAAGTGTCAAAATGTGCCCCCTCTTTAACCGGCTCCACAATTGCAAGCATCGTGTCTAGCATCTTTTCTAAATCTATAAGCTTGGTTTCCACATTGGTTTTAGCGAGTTTGGATTCTAAATAAGAATTATTGAAATTAATATAATCTTTTTCACTCATGCTGCCGGCTTTAACCTTTTCTTTAGCGATTTTGAGCTGCGAATAAAAGTTCGCCTCTCGTTGCACATACACTTGATACTTTTCTTTAGTCATCACATAAGTCAAATAAAGGCGTTTAGCGCCAATAAAAGCGAGGTTTTTACTCAATTGATAGCTTTTGTCGTATTGAATGGTCTTAATAGAAAGGCTTTTGGATAAAAGCGAGCTCACCCATGGGAGCTTGGGTCTTACCATCAAAACGGTTCTAGGTTGCGCTTCTACAATGCCTTGAAAGTTTTTCACCATAGAGATTTCGCTTGAGATATAAGGGAAATCCCACGCATTCACGGATCGTTGCTCATTCAAACGGCTTTTAAAATCGGCTTTTTTACCGATCAATTCCATAGAATTGGTTTCTACTTCTTTAAAAAACTCTTGCAAAGTAAAGGTTTTAGCACTAATTGTACTCCCACTGCACATGCTTATCAAAAAAGCGACTCTCAAACAAAAACGCCTCATTGTTTGATGGCGTTTGAAAACCTTAAATCGCAATTTCTTTAACATCCCCAATTTCTAAGAAACTTTGATACACATTCCATAAGAAATTTTTACGATTTTTTTGGATTTCTAAATCTTTATCCATCACTAACACGCTTTTAAAATATTCTTCCAAAGGTGCATGCAAACTAAAATAAGCCTCTATTTTGCTATCCAAACTCTC comes from Helicobacter acinonychis and encodes:
- a CDS encoding efflux RND transporter permease subunit; the protein is MLASIIEFSLRQRVIVIVCAILILFFGTYSFINTPIDAFPDISPTQVKIILKLPGSSPEEMENNIVRPLELELLGLKGQKSLRSVSKYSVSDITIDFDDSVDIYLARNIVNEHLSSVMKDLPVGVEGGMAPIVTPLSDMFMFTIDGNITEIEKRQLLDFTIRPQLRMISGVADVNSIGGFSRAFVVVPDFDDMARLGISISDLEEALRVNLRNSGAGRVDRDGETFLVKIQTASLSLEDIGKITISTNLGHLHIKDFAKVISQSRTRLGFVTKDGVGETTEGLVLSLKEANTKEIIAQVYQKLEEIKPLLPNGVSINVFYDRSEFTQKAIATVSKTLIEAVILIIITLFLFLGNLRASVAVGVILPLSLSVAFIFIKISDLTLNLMSLGGLIIAIGMLIDSAVVVVENAFEKLSANTKTTKLHAIYRSCKEIAVSVVSGVVIIIVFFVPILTLQGLEGKMFKPLAQSIVYALLGTLVLSITIIPVVSSLVLKVTPHSETFLTRFLNKIYAPLLEFFVYNPKKVILGAFVFLIASLSLFPFVGKTFMPALDEGEVVLSVETTPSISLDQSRDLMLNIESAIKKHVKEVKSIVARTGSDELGLDLGGLNQTDTFISFIPKKEWSVKTKDELLDKILDSLKDFKGINFSFTQPIEMRISEMLTGVRGDLAVKIFGDDISELNELSFQIVQALKGIKGSSEVLTTLNEGVNYLYVTPNKEAMANVGISSDEFSKFLKSALEGLIVDVIPTGISRTPVMIRQESDFASSITKLKSLVLTSKYGVAVPITSIAKIEEVDGPVSIVRENSRRMSVVRSNVVGRDLNSFVEEAKKVISHNIKLPPNYYITYGGQFENQQRANKRLSTVIPLSILAIFFILFFTFKSIPLALLILLNIPFAVTGGLIALFVVGEYISVPASVGFIALFGIAVLNGVVMIGYFKELLLQGKSIEECVLLGAKRRLRPVLMTACIAGLGLIPLLFTHSVGSEIQKPLAIVVLGGLVTSSALTLLLLPPMFMLIAKKIKIV
- a CDS encoding TolC family protein, coding for MGMLKKLRFKVFKRHQTMRRFCLRVAFLISMCSGSTISAKTFTLQEFFKEVETNSMELIGKKADFKSRLNEQRSVNAWDFPYISSEISMVKNFQGIVEAQPRTVLMVRPKLPWVSSLLSKSLSIKTIQYDKSYQLSKNLAFIGAKRLYLTYVMTKEKYQVYVQREANFYSQLKIAKEKVKAGSMSEKDYINFNNSYLESKLAKTNVETKLIDLEKMLDTMLAIVEPVKEGAHFDTYLNHLHDVKVIGLDFQYVHLEPESLNFKLDRSLYVDILDLSAKDYQVNAKLATRGVFNEFEFGLGAESYNSSTNLSMELRIPLPVTPKNIYQKRKFLDLQSGALAQNEVMKRNIRINAKSYLNQLKNKEEYIKIQKEAIENKKRLMEMGRIAYEAQKIGLFEYLIYQNSYMDALITLAEAKIEYINISALLEETLGESLTKLGELH
- a CDS encoding DUF3240 family protein, which encodes MLALEIYIDICLKDALIDYLFEKGFDDFFYVECYKYAASSLLLSQKEQVSGRKDYAKFKLFLSDETALSLAQALKNQFASKEIKLFCSQTHEL
- a CDS encoding efflux RND transporter periplasmic adaptor subunit, giving the protein MKHALLWLILMSVFLKAKEYSEIVLEEKNLQPMGLKVVSLDKGIFSKGLPFNAYIDFDSKSSVVQSLSFDASVVAVYKREGEQVKMGDAICEVSSINLSNLYFELQNNQNKLKIAKDITKKDLELYKAGVIPKREYQNSFLASQEMGLKVEQLESAFKSFGVDPKNPKGQYGFRIVASDSGLLALAPKNVGEKILAFNSYVRISKSDDLIAQIKLPVDISKTIKKDSLVYNEEGSEIGKIQSVSVVLDKSSNTILATALLDEGNYHVGEMVEIYIQGSQPKDSILIPSNALIRNGKDYLVFVRTPKGFRPVVVQVLEERNKIFIVSAKNLHSNDSVAVGSLIGLKGMINSLGEE